A region of the Arachis hypogaea cultivar Tifrunner chromosome 15, arahy.Tifrunner.gnm2.J5K5, whole genome shotgun sequence genome:
GAAGGTGCTCATATTTAAAATGAACCGAGATATTGGGAAGGTTTTTCCTTGCCATATAGAAACTGTGGGTAAAGGCTTGAGAATATCCACGTCTACCCTTACCCTTAGAAAAGTTCTCATGAGCACATGGTTCCTCATCGGATCTTCCACATTCAACGTGTTAGTGTAGTGTGCACCCATAGAACCTTCCAGTAACTGTAAATTAGTTATGCCTTAGGCAGTTGTGCCAGCTCATCCCCAAATTAGTTAAAACCTCCCTAACTAACTTGAGCTGCAACACCATACACACATACACACCTTCACTCTCTGTATATATGCACTTCAGTGCAGcaaccaaaaatatattttctgtaattctgttttctttttctaaatcaaCAATGCACTCTTCACCATTCTCTAtgttcttctctctcttactaCTGCTTATTGTCGTTACTATACTCTGATTCTCTCTTCTTCAACATGCTACTAATACctcacatggtatcagagctgcaCGGTTCAGATCCATGGAAAACTCAATGTCTTCCGCTTCACAGAATCAAGAAACTAGAGCTTCACAGCTGCAACCAGCAGCTTCAATGGCGTCCATAGCGAATTTTCTAGCAACGATCAAGTTGGATGAGGACAACTTCAAAGCTTGGAAGCAACAAGCACTGGCGTGCGTTAAGGCCAACAAACTTCAAAGTCACATTACTGCTTTATCAATCCCAAGAAGATTCAATTCAGATAAAGACAAAATTGTCGGAAAAGTGTCACCTGATGAATGTTTGGTAGCCTGGATGCTCTCTGCCATGAACAAACCCTTTGTCAACAAGGTTGTAGAATTTGGATACGCACACGAGATCTGGGAAGTGTTGGAGGAGTACTTTGCTGCTAGGCAAAAATCAAAGATTCGAATGTTAAAAGTGCAGCTAAAGATGATCAAGAAACAAGGTGCCTCTGCAATTGAATACATCTCCAAGATCAACAAGGTTGCAAACTCTCTATCTGCTCTTGGAGCACCATTGTCAAATGAGGAACACATTGAAGCAGCGCTGCAAGGTTTGGGTGAGGACTTCAGTGCCTTCATAACTATGGTGAACTCCAAAATTGATCACATGACTGTTAGCGAGTTTGAATCCCAGCTTCTCTCCTAAGAAGAGGTAAATGAGAGATTTCGAAAGACAGATCTGACACTGGTGCACGCAAATCTGGCTCATAAGGAATCCAGCACAAGCAGAGCTGGAAACGAGTCTTCACTAGAGGAATCCTATCAGATCTACAACAATTATAGTAGAGGGCAATCTAGCATAAGGAGCAGGGGAAGAGGCTTTCGAGGAGGAAGGTCAGGGTGGCAAGGAAACAGACCTCAATGCCAGCTATGTGACAGAGTTGGGCACACTGTCTGGGAGTGCTTTCACCGGTCCAACCAGAACTACCAGAATCCACAACTACAGAGCTTCAACACTGGCCCTGCCCCACCAAATCTTGGTTTTCACCAGCAAGCTCAACACTCAAACAACACCAATCAAAATCCTCCTCAAGCCTTACTGGCCACCAACACCTGTGCTGACCAAGGGTGGTACCCAGACTCGGGAGCTTCCCACCACATTACATTCGATCAGATGAATCTGATCAACAGCTCTGAGTACATAAGTCCTGAGCAAGTGTTTGGAGGTAATGGCAAAGGTATGAGTATTGCTAACATTGGGAGATCAATCATGCATGCCTCTATGTCAAAAACCTTCTTTAACCTTCAGAATCTGCTTCATGTACCCACTATTTCTAAGAACCTAATCAGTGTTTCAAAATTTGCATTAGACAACAAAGTGTTCTTTGAATTTTGACCTCATTTATGTGTTGTGAAATGTCAGGAAACCAAGAAGACTCTGCTCCAGGGCAGGCTTAGCAATGGTTTGTATAAGTTTGATGATATACAAATACCAAGACCACTGTGGAATTGTAATAAAGCTCAACTACTTGATGTCGAGCAAAAAAAGTAAGCATGTGCAAATATTGCAAGaacagaaaacaaaacaaaaaataaaagagccaTAGGCAGCaataataaagaacaaaaaatagCAATGAGAGCAATAGCTTATGCAGATCCCTTGGTCAATCGGCAACTATTGACTCCAAAGCTGGTAGCATTGATTCTACAGCTAGAAATTCTTGTGTAATTTCGCATACCAAAACTGTCAGCAATAAGCATAATGCAATTGACAATGTCTATAAAGTTGATCATTTTGCAACTACTGATTCTTGTTGTGCAATTAGTAATTCCTGTAGTACACTTTATGATCCTTGTTGTGCAACTGACGATTCCTGTAATAATTTCCAAACTACAGCTGTTGATCATGAGCATCCCTTTTTTGATAATCCTTACAAAAATTTGCACTTTTACAATTCCAACCCCCCTGCTGCCACTTTCCCTCTCCTTCCTCATTTAGCCATTCAAAACAAACCTCCAGCCTTCCTTATAaaggccacaaccaactttgcCACCAAAGAGCACACTAATTCTGACCTAAAACACTCTCATAGTCAACCAACCACACCAAAACCAGATCACACTAATCCTAATTCAAAACACTCTCTTACCAAACAACCAGTCACAATAAGACCTTCCAAAATTAGTAACACCTCCCCAACAGATTCAGCCCCTAAATCTAACCCCACAGTATCCCTTGACCTTTAGCACCAAAGGCTTGGCCACCCCTCTCACTATATCACCAAAGCCATCCTCAAAAGCCTAAACATTCCCTTTACCTAAACCACCAACAACCCATGTAACCCCTGCCTCACCAGCAAACTACACCAGCTACCTTTTCCTCCCTCTCAAACCAAATACTCCCAGCCATTAGAATTAGTCTTCACTTACCTTTGGGGCCCCTCTCCTCAGCCCAGCAGATCTGGCTTCAGATACTATGCATGCTTCATTGATGCATACAGTAGGTATACCTGTACTTAC
Encoded here:
- the LOC140179070 gene encoding uncharacterized protein, yielding MENSMSSASQNQETRASQLQPAASMASIANFLATIKLDEDNFKAWKQQALACVKANKLQSHITALSIPRRFNSDKDKIVGKVSPDECLVAWMLSAMNKPFVNKVVEFGYAHEIWEVLEEYFAARQKSKIRMLKVQLKMIKKQGASAIEYISKINKVANSLSALGAPLSNEEHIEAALQGLGEDFSAFITMVNSKIDHMTESSTSRAGNESSLEESYQIYNNYSRGQSSIRSRGRGFRGGRSGWQGNRPQCQLCDRVGHTVWECFHRSNQNYQNPQLQSFNTGPAPPNLGFHQQAQHSNNTNQNPPQALLATNTCADQGWYPDSGASHHITFDQMNLINSSEYISPEQVFGGNGKGMSIANIGRSIMHASMSKTFFNLQNLLHETKKTLLQGRLSNGLYKFDDIQIPRPLWNCNKAQLLDVEQKKSLGQSATIDSKAGSIDSTARNSCVISHTKTVSNKHNAIDNVYKVDHFATTDSCCAISNSCSTLYDPCCATDDSCNNFQTTAVAPSSSVQPSSAALPTTIPQLSNTASSEPTEHLRSAETIVTSPNIQPSNAALPAAPQNRHPMMTRSKCGVFKPKAFSAKINTDPGSAYSTPSSVAEAVATPDWKKAMEEEYSALIKNCTWQLVDPPSAIKSYWLHMGLQGEEEH